The Peribacillus sp. FSL P2-0133 genome has a segment encoding these proteins:
- the galE gene encoding UDP-glucose 4-epimerase GalE, protein MILVVGGAGYIGSHLVKELVNTEEVVILDNLSTGFRSLVDSKAILVEGNLGDEAVLNDIFLKYPIKAVMHFAANSLVGESVQDPYKYYENNVGATLTLLNTMLKHDVKNFIFSSTAATYGIPNVDMIDEDQPTNPINPYGRSKLMVEQILGDFAKAYGLHYVVLRYFNAAGAHASAEIGESHDPETHLIPIILQHLLGQREKISVFGTDYDTEDGTCIRDYIHVTDLAQAHIIALQALLSGKKDTATYNLGNGKGFSVKDVIDTCEKVTGVKPTIEYGDRRPGDPARLVASANKIYEELGWKASIDLEEIIESAWKWHKSLLK, encoded by the coding sequence ATGATTTTGGTCGTTGGCGGTGCAGGATATATTGGAAGTCATCTTGTAAAAGAGTTAGTGAATACTGAAGAGGTTGTCATTCTGGATAATCTCTCAACCGGTTTTCGTTCGCTGGTCGATTCGAAGGCCATCTTGGTGGAAGGAAATTTAGGGGACGAAGCGGTCTTGAATGATATATTCCTTAAGTATCCCATTAAAGCTGTTATGCACTTTGCTGCAAATAGCTTGGTTGGGGAGTCTGTCCAAGATCCTTATAAATACTATGAAAATAATGTAGGTGCAACTCTTACATTGTTGAATACCATGCTCAAGCATGATGTTAAGAATTTCATTTTTTCATCAACGGCAGCTACTTACGGGATACCGAATGTTGATATGATTGATGAGGATCAGCCAACCAATCCGATTAATCCATATGGCCGCTCGAAATTGATGGTAGAGCAGATCTTAGGAGACTTCGCAAAAGCATATGGACTTCATTATGTCGTCTTGCGTTACTTTAATGCGGCCGGAGCACATGCATCGGCAGAAATCGGTGAAAGCCATGATCCGGAAACACACTTGATTCCGATTATTTTACAGCATTTATTAGGTCAACGTGAGAAGATTTCCGTGTTTGGTACGGACTATGACACAGAAGATGGCACTTGCATCCGTGATTATATCCATGTAACGGATTTAGCTCAAGCCCATATAATCGCGCTTCAAGCCCTTTTATCCGGAAAGAAGGATACGGCCACCTACAATCTTGGGAATGGAAAAGGATTTTCGGTTAAGGATGTAATCGACACTTGTGAAAAAGTCACGGGAGTGAAACCGACCATCGAGTATGGAGACCGTCGCCCTGGAGATCCAGCCCGTCTTGTTGCTTCGGCTAATAAGATATATGAAGAACTTGGGTGGAAAGCATCGATAGATTTGGAAGAAATCATTGAAAGTGCGTGGAAATGGCATAAATCTCTTTTGAAATAA